GTGAGCACTCCGGAGGCGACGTGCGGCAGCAGTGGCAGGTACAGCTGGTGGTCCGTCGGACTGATCAGCCGCAGCTCCGCCTCGTGGGGCGAGAGCTTCTTCTCCAGCTTGTGTGCGCACTCCATGCCGGCGAAACCACCGCCGACGATGAGGATCCGGGGAGCTGCCATGTGATGTCTCTCCTGAGCGGTTGGAGATCGACTTCAGGGCTTTCGGGCCTGCCAGGACTCTGAATGATCTTCTGCGGACCGTACCCGTGGCCTTGTACCCCTGCATCCTGGATGGATTGCTCGTGTGACGTGCTTCACACATCTGTGTCCGGCCTGCGCACCTCGCGTAAATGGCTGGCACCGGGCCGTCGGAGGGCGGGATGCTCGGATCCTCCGTGAGGGGAACCCGGAGGGGGAGTGGCGATGACCGTTGCCGGTGACGACGTGTCCCGGTCCCGGCCCGAGGTCCGTACGCGGTCCGGGTCGCTGCGCGGAAGCCTGGAGGTGGGCGTCGCGGTCTTCCGCGGCATCCCGTTCGCCGAGCCGCCGGTCGGCGCGCTGCGTTTCGCGGCGCCGCGCGCGGTGCGCGGCTGGAGCGGGGTGCGCGAGGCCGTGGCCTTCGGACCGCCCCCTCCGCAGGGCGGCCACTTCGGCATGGACGCGCTGGCCAGGGAGACGGTCGGCGAGGACTGGCTGACCGTCAACGTCTGGTCGCCCGATCCCGGGCCCGGGGCGGGACTTCCGGTGCTGGTGTGGATCCAGGGCGGCGCCTACACCATCGGCATGTCGGGCCTTCCCGAGTACGACGGCGGCCGCCTGGCACGGGACGGCGGGGTCGTCGTCGTGACGTTCAACTACCGCGTGGGCCCGGAGGGGTTCGGGCAGATCGAGGGAGCGCCCGCCAACCGGGGCCTGCTCGACCAGATCGCCGCCCTGGAGTGGGTGCGCGACCACATCACGGCGTTCGGCGGCGACCCGGACCGGGTCACGGTCTTCGGGCAGTCGGCGGGCGGCGGATCGGTCGCCGCGCTCCTCGCGGCGCCGGGCGCGGCGGGGCTCTTCGGCAGGGCCGTCGCGCAGAGCGCGCAGGGCACGTTCTTCGCGCCGGAACTCGCCGCCGACATCACGGGGGCGTGCGCGGCCGAACTGGGCCTGCGGGCCACGGTGGCGGACCTCTCCGGGGTGGCGCCGCACCGGCTGGCCGCCGCGGGTGACGCGGTCGGCGCGGAGGCGGCCCGGCACGGCGGGCGCTGGGGGAAGCCCGCCCTCCGGTCGGTCACGTTCTCGCCGGTCGTCGACGGCGCGGCCCTGTCGGTCACCCCGTGGCAGGCACTGACCGCGGGTGCGGGACGGGACATCGACCTCCTTGTCGGCCACACCCGCCACGAGCAACGGCTCCTCACGGCGCTGGACGGGCTACTCGGCCAGGTCGGCGAGGACGTCGCCGCGCAGACCCTCGACGCGTTCGCACCGGGCCCGGACGGCGCCCGCGCCTACCGCGACGCCCACCCGGAAGCGGGCCCCGACGAGCTCCACGAACTGGTGCTCTCCGACTGGCTCTTCCGTATGCCGACCCTGCACCTCGCGGAGGCGCAGGCAGCCGCGGGCGGCCGCGTCCACGCCTACGAACTGACCTGGCCCGCCCCCGGCATGGACGGCGTGCTCGGCGCCTGCCACGGCCTGGACGTGCCCCTGGTCTTCGGCAACCTGGACCGCGGCCAGCCCGCGGCACTGATCGGCACCGCGCCCGAGGCGGAGGATCTGTCCGCCGCGATGCGCGCCGCGTGGACGTCGTTCGCCGCCCAGGGCGACCCCGGCTGGCCCGCGTACGACCGCGACCGGCGCCTCGTGCGGCTCTTCGACGCGGCGCCGACCGTCACGGCGTACCCGGAGGAGCGGTCACGCCTGATCTGGCGGGACCACGCTTTCCCGGTGCTGCCGCTGCTTCAGCGGGGAAATCCGGAAGGTCAGATCCCCGGCCGGTAGCGGATCGGATGGTCCTGCGGGACCTCGACGAGAACGATCCTGACGCCGTCCGGATCCGCGATCCACATCTCGATGAGCCCCCACGGCTCCCGCACCGGCGGCCGCACCACCTCGACGCCGCGCCCGACCAGCTCCGCGTGGGCCGCCGCGACGTCCGCGACCTGGAGCCAGAGCTGGAGCCCCGGCGCGGGCGGGGCGTCGGAGCGGCCCGACACCTCCAGGAAACCGCCGCCGAGGAAGAAGACCGTGCCGCGCTCGGGACCGGTGCCGAACTCGCGGTAGACGGCGAGGCCCAGCGTCTCGCCGTAGAAGACGCGCGAGCGTTCCGGGTCGGTGGGGCGCAGAAGTGTCCTGCTGCTCAGTACGTGGACCATGCGGCCGCACCATAGTCGCGCGGCGTGGGGTTAGGCTCGACGGCGCCCCAACCCGCGCCAAGATTCGGAGAGCCAGGTCCATGGACACCGCCCCGCGCCCCACTTCAGGAGAGCTCACTTTCCGCGCCGCCGAAGCCGCCGACGCGGACGCCCTCGTCGCGCTCATCGAGTCGGCGTACCGAGGAGACGCGAGCCGCGCCGGGTGGACCACCGAGGCCGACCTCCTGGAAGGGCAGCGCACCGACCCGCAGGGCGTCGTCGACGTCATCGAGTCGCCGACGAGCCGGCTGCTCGCCGTCGAGCGGGACGGCGCGCTCATCGCGTGCTGCCAGCTCGAACACCGCGGCGACCACGCCTACTTCGGCATGTTCGCCGTCAGCCCGGCGCTGCAGGGCGCCGGCCTCGGCAAGGTGATCATCGCCGAGGCGGAGCGGACGGCACGCGAGATGTGGGACGCCCGTGAGATGCACATGACCGTGATCTCCGCCCGCGGCGACCTCATCGCCTGGTACGAGCGCCGCGGCTACCGCCGTACGGGAAAGATGACGCCCTTCCCATACGGCGACGAGCGCTTCGGCATCCCGCAACGCGACGACCTGGAGTTCGAGCTGCTGGTCAAGGACCTGGCCTAGGCGCCCGGGGGGGCTGGGACCCTCAGGCAGTGAAGCGACCAGTCCGCTTGATCTCGGGATAGTCGGTGGTCGCCCCGTCCAGTTGCAGGGCCCGCACCAGACGCAGATCGTCCTGGGTGTTCACGACCCAGCCGATGATCCGCAGGTCGGCCTTCTTGGCGCGCTCGACGATCTCCAGCGTCAGGCGCCGGATGTTGAGCACGAGCGTGGTCGCGCCGACGGCGGTGGCGCGCTCCACGACGTCCGTGCCGTAGCGGCTCGCGACGAGGGCGGTCCGTACACCGGGGACGAGGCGGGCGATCTCGGCGATCGCCTCGTCGTGGAAGGAGATCACCTCCACCCGCGCGACCAGATCGCGGCTCAGCATGACCTCGGCGAGGGCGCGGGCGGCCGCGACGTCCTTGATCTCGGCCTGCAACGGTGCCTTCACCGCGTCCAGGACCTCTTCGAAGACGGGGATGCGCTCGCCGCGGCCCGCGTCGAGCTCCCGCAGCTCGGCGAGGGTCTTCTCGGCGATCGGCCCCTTGCCGTCGGTCGTACGGGCCACGTCGGCGTCGTGCATGACGACGAGCGCGCCGTCCTTGCTC
The window above is part of the Streptomyces venezuelae genome. Proteins encoded here:
- a CDS encoding GNAT family N-acetyltransferase, whose protein sequence is MDTAPRPTSGELTFRAAEAADADALVALIESAYRGDASRAGWTTEADLLEGQRTDPQGVVDVIESPTSRLLAVERDGALIACCQLEHRGDHAYFGMFAVSPALQGAGLGKVIIAEAERTAREMWDAREMHMTVISARGDLIAWYERRGYRRTGKMTPFPYGDERFGIPQRDDLEFELLVKDLA
- a CDS encoding VOC family protein encodes the protein MVHVLSSRTLLRPTDPERSRVFYGETLGLAVYREFGTGPERGTVFFLGGGFLEVSGRSDAPPAPGLQLWLQVADVAAAHAELVGRGVEVVRPPVREPWGLIEMWIADPDGVRIVLVEVPQDHPIRYRPGI
- a CDS encoding glycerophosphodiester phosphodiesterase, yielding MNFLTIGHRGVMGVEPENTLRSFVAAQAAGLDLIELDLHLSKDGALVVMHDADVARTTDGKGPIAEKTLAELRELDAGRGERIPVFEEVLDAVKAPLQAEIKDVAAARALAEVMLSRDLVARVEVISFHDEAIAEIARLVPGVRTALVASRYGTDVVERATAVGATTLVLNIRRLTLEIVERAKKADLRIIGWVVNTQDDLRLVRALQLDGATTDYPEIKRTGRFTA
- a CDS encoding carboxylesterase/lipase family protein, which encodes MTVAGDDVSRSRPEVRTRSGSLRGSLEVGVAVFRGIPFAEPPVGALRFAAPRAVRGWSGVREAVAFGPPPPQGGHFGMDALARETVGEDWLTVNVWSPDPGPGAGLPVLVWIQGGAYTIGMSGLPEYDGGRLARDGGVVVVTFNYRVGPEGFGQIEGAPANRGLLDQIAALEWVRDHITAFGGDPDRVTVFGQSAGGGSVAALLAAPGAAGLFGRAVAQSAQGTFFAPELAADITGACAAELGLRATVADLSGVAPHRLAAAGDAVGAEAARHGGRWGKPALRSVTFSPVVDGAALSVTPWQALTAGAGRDIDLLVGHTRHEQRLLTALDGLLGQVGEDVAAQTLDAFAPGPDGARAYRDAHPEAGPDELHELVLSDWLFRMPTLHLAEAQAAAGGRVHAYELTWPAPGMDGVLGACHGLDVPLVFGNLDRGQPAALIGTAPEAEDLSAAMRAAWTSFAAQGDPGWPAYDRDRRLVRLFDAAPTVTAYPEERSRLIWRDHAFPVLPLLQRGNPEGQIPGR